Proteins encoded together in one Chitinophaga sp. LS1 window:
- a CDS encoding TerD family protein: MAIHLEKRKPVSLEKTTPGLRKIIAGLGWDTANVNGYNVDLDLSVFMMGANGKLPQDTFFVFYNNNTSPDGAAYYPGDNRDGAGEGDDEIISIDLGKVDQQIEYLYFAVTIDQAASRAHHFGYVRNAYINIRNEADNTLLCQYRLNEEFKEEDSVIIATLSRNNGQWDVEAVGQAFSGGLNTLVDMYQ; encoded by the coding sequence ATGGCAATTCATTTAGAGAAAAGGAAACCTGTATCACTGGAAAAGACGACTCCCGGATTGCGGAAAATAATAGCAGGACTGGGTTGGGATACAGCAAATGTAAATGGTTACAATGTAGACCTGGACCTCTCTGTCTTTATGATGGGGGCCAATGGCAAGTTGCCGCAGGATACGTTTTTTGTTTTCTATAATAACAATACCAGTCCTGATGGTGCTGCTTACTATCCGGGTGATAACAGGGATGGCGCCGGAGAGGGAGATGATGAGATCATTTCCATTGATCTCGGAAAGGTCGATCAGCAAATCGAGTATCTCTACTTTGCGGTGACCATTGATCAGGCAGCATCGAGGGCACATCATTTCGGTTATGTGCGGAATGCTTATATCAATATTCGTAATGAGGCGGATAATACGCTCCTGTGTCAATACCGGCTCAATGAGGAATTCAAAGAAGAAGACTCTGTGATCATTGCAACATTGTCAAGGAATAATGGACAATGGGATGTAGAAGCAGTGGGGCAGGCATTTTCCGGAGGACTGAATACACTGGTTGATATGTATCAATAA